From one Lycium barbarum isolate Lr01 chromosome 6, ASM1917538v2, whole genome shotgun sequence genomic stretch:
- the LOC132598815 gene encoding dicarboxylate transporter 2.1, chloroplastic, with protein sequence MESLALHSPSATTSFSRLSFHHLRSRPSSISIRSSPSISRFNISCSRFNLFHPKPFHFNPLSKPTSRNQQSPKPINASSDKEVIPIDVNPPKPQGAKLIPLIISVSIGLIVRFFVPKPPEVTAQAWQLLSIFLSTIAGLVLSPLPVGAWAFLGLTTSVLTKTLTFSSAFSAFTNEVIWLIVISFFFARGFVKTGLGDRIATYFVKWLGKSTLGLSYGLALSEALIAPAMPSTTARAGGVFLPIIKSLSLSSGSKPNDPSSKKLGSYLIQSQFQCAGNSSALFLTAAAQNLLCLKLAEELGVVIANPWVSWFKAASLPAFISLLATPFILYKLYPPETKDTPEAPAMAAKKLSLMGPVTKNEWVMIGTMLLAVTLWVCGDALGIASVVAAMLGLSILLLLGVLDWDDCLSEKSAWDTLAWFAVLVGMASQLTNLGIVGWMSSCVAKSLQALSLSWPAAFGVLQASYFCIHYLFASQTGHVGALYSAFLAMHLASGVPGILAALALAYNTNLFGALTHYSSGQAAVYFGAGYVDLPDVFKMGFVMALVNAIIWGVVGTFWWKFLGLY encoded by the exons ATGGAGAGTTTAGCACTTCACTCTCCATCAGCGACCACTTCCTTCTCTCGTCTCTCTTTCCACCACCTCCGATCACGCCCCTCTTCCATTTCCATCCGATCATCTCCTTCCATTTCAAGATTCAATATTTCCTGTTCAAGATTCAATCTTTTTCACCCCAAACCTTTCCATTTCAATCCCCTTTCAAAGCCCACTTCAAGAAATCAACAATCTCCAAAACCCATCAATGCTTCCTCAGATAAGGAAGTAATTCCCATAGATGTCAACCCCCCAAAACCCCAAGGTGCAAAGCTCATTCCTTTAATCATTTCTGTTTCAATTGGTCTTATTGTTCGTTTCTTTGTTCCAAAACCACCTGAAGTTACAGCTCAAGCATGGCAATTGCTCTCCATTTTCCTTTCCACTATTGCTGGTTTGGTCTTAAGTCCATTGCCAGTAGGGGCATGGGCTTTTCTTGGACTTACAACTTCAGTTTTAACCAAGACTCTAACTTTTTCAAGTGCATTTAGTGCTTTTActaatgaagttatttggttaaTTGTGATTTCTTTCTTTTTCGCCCGTGGGTTTGTTAAGACTGGTTTAGGAGATCGAATTGCGACATATTTTGTTAAGTGGTTAGGTAAGAGTACTCTTGGTTTGTCATATGGATTGGCTTTAAGTGAGGCTTTGATTGCACCTGCAATGCCTAGCACTACTGCAAGAGCTGGTGGGGTGTTTTTGCCTATTATTAAGTCTCTCTCACTTTCCTCGGGAAGTAAACCGAATGATCCCTCCTCCAAGAAGCTCGGGTCTTACTTGATCCAATCTCAATTTCAG TGTGCAGGTAACTCAAGTGCTCTTTTCCTAACTGCTGCAGCTCAAAATCTACTCTGCCTCAAGCTAGCTGAGGAACTTGGGGTTGTAATCGCAAACCCATGGGTGTCTTGGTTCAAGGCTGCTAGTTTACCTGCATTTATTTCTCTATTGGCTACTCCATTCATCTTATACAAGCTTTATCCTCCTGAAACCAAAGATACACCAGAAGCCCCCGCTATGGCAGCTAAAAAACTGAGTCTTATGGGTCCCGTTACAAAAAATGAATGGGTGATGATTGGCACAATGCTTCTTGCAGTGACTCTGTGGGTTTGTGG GGACGCTCTTGGTATTGCGAGCGTTGTTGCTGCAATGCTCGGCTTATCAATCCTCTTGCTGTTGGGAGTGCTCGATTGGGATGACTGTTTAAGTGAAAAATCAGCATGGGATACTTTGGCTTGGTTTGCAGTCCTAGTTGGCATGGCTAGCCAGTTGACAAACCTTGGTATTGTTGGTTGGATGTCTAGTTGTGTAGCTAAATCCCTGCAGGCTTTATCATTGAGCTGGCCAGCTGCATTCGGTGTTCTTCAAGCATCATACTTTTGTATCCACTACTTATTTGCAAGTCAAACAGGCCATGTGGGAGCATTATACTCTGCATTCCTTGCTATGCATTTGGCATCTGGAGTGCCTGGTATATTGGCGGCTTTGGCTTTAGCTTACAACACAAATCTATTTGGTGCTTTGACGCATTATAGCAGTGGTCAGGCTGCTGTCTACTTTGGAG CTGGTTATGTAGATCTCCCGGATGTCTTCAAAATGGGATTTGTAATGGCACTCGTCAATGCCATTATATGGGGAGTCGTTGGGAcattttggtggaagttcttgGGTCTATACTGA